The Raphanus sativus cultivar WK10039 chromosome 6, ASM80110v3, whole genome shotgun sequence sequence ATACATCGTTTTATCATGAGGGTTGTTTAAATTATCGTTTTCTCTAGGCATCTGGTCTGCCATGTACACTTGCGAAAGCACAGGATACCTTCACTCCCATCAGCTCTGTTGTAAGTCATCATCTGGAACTTGTTACCATATGTACAGAACAAAAATAACCTATTACTATTTGCTTAACTAATAGCAAACCGTTTGGCTTCTAATCTTGagttttgtttcctttgttgGGTTAAAGCTACCAAAGGCAATGGTGGTCGATCCAAATAACCTGGAACTCTGGCTTAAGGTTTGGATCCCTCTTTATATGAAGCTATGTTTAGTCCCTTTTTATATGACTCCAAATCTCTGTGATAGGTTGATGATGAGATAAGACAAAAGGGCTGGACAAAGGATATGATCTACAAGGTCCCATACCTCATCAGCTACATAAGTTCTGTAATGACCCTTTTCAGAGGAGATGTCATCTTGACAGGTAATAATAGATGGAACCAACACTTGTAACATCGGAGTCAGTGTTTGATTTCACTGTATCTGAGAACCGAGAACATTCAGGATAGTATTGTGAAGAAAGTTGGTGAATTATGTATGTGTAGGTACACCAGAAGGTATTGGACCTGTAAAGATTGGTCAGAAGATAAACGCTGGAATCACCGGTCTTTCTGAAGTTCAGTTCGATGTCGGTAGGCGTGTAAGGCCATTGTTGAGCTCCTAGTGTTTGTTTGTGAATCTTCTTTACAGTGATTTGTTATTGTATAATCTTCAGTGATAGAGCATTCAACTTGATTTCTTCTCTGGCTATTGATCATGTCTTGTTAACTTGTTGATCACTAAGAATGATGTATATCAATATTCTTTAATCAAAGTATAAACAGTACACCAAGAAATGGATTCATCAACTAAAGGTCTTACAACTACTTTGGAGTTTGGAAGAAGATTTGTTGGTCAAAAGAGCCTTAATATCTACCTATCACAGGTAAACTTTTTTAATCAATCAAATATTTAGAGTTTTGTGGTACTCAGACATCAGTATTTTAACAgcaaaaaaatgtataatacgGAATTTAGAACTCAAAATTCCAAATAATACGATTTAGTATCAATTATGCAAAGTAGTAAAAAATTTTAAGAACTGAAAaagcataaatatttataagatattttcataaaataaaaatagaatttttagACATGAGTTCTCACAACCTTAAATTGAAATTATTGAATTGTtgtagttgacaaaaaaaaaattgttgtaaaaTGATGATGTAATAAATCTcatttgtaataaaataataagtagtattaaaattgaaaaaaaaaaaaaaaagaagaaaaatttagACGCCTCTCTTCCCAGCTTTCTCCCTCTCCCTTAGAGAACGATTTAACtgtagggtttagggttttacaGCGAAATGACTTCTGAGTCGTAGCTTGTGAATGCGTAGTTCCATTGCGAAAAggttccttcttcttcctcttcatcataAACATCGCCTGCATACAGGAGCTCCTCCCTCCACTAGACTCTGCGCTTCACGAGCTTTCTCCAATCTGAGAACCGATCTCCACAATCTCCACAATCTCAGCGAAGCTCTCGATCTATTCACCCGCATGTCTCGCTCCCGCCCCCTCCCTTCCCTCGGCGATTTCACCAGACTCCTCACCGCAATCACCTCAATGGAGGAGGAGGACGACAGAAACGACGTCGTTATCTCTCTCTTCGACCAAATGCGAAACCTCGGAGTCTCCCCTCATCTCTACACCTGCAACGTCGTGATCAACTCTCTATCCAAATCCTCTCTGCCTCACCACCACACTCCCCTCGCCTTCCTCGCGAAGATGACCAAGCTCGGGTTCGAACCCGACGTCTTCACCTTCACTTCTCTCCTCACCGGGTTATGTTACAGGAACAGAGTCGACGACGCGGTAGCTTTGTTTGTTAAGATGGTGGAGATCGGGTGTTGTTGTAAGCCTAACGTCGTTACCTACACCACTCTGATCCACTGCCTTTGCAAGAACAGACACGTGGATCACGCGCTGGACCTTTTTAACCAGATGGAAACTAACGGTGTTAGAGCGAATGTTGTTACTTTTAACGCTTTAGTAACAGGACTTTGCGATTGTGGTAGATGGGGAGACTTAGCTCTGCTTCTTAGAGAGATGATGGAGAGGAGGGTTAGACCGAACGTGGTCACTTTCACTGCGTTGATCGACGCGTTTGCGAAAGCTGGCAAGGTGGAAGATGCTGTGGAACTGTTCCAGGGGATGTCTGTGGAGCCTAACGTGTTCACTTACAACTCGCTGATCAACGGGTTTTGCAAGCACGGTCGGTTAGATGAGGGTATGAGGATGTTGGATTTGATGGAGAGGAAGGGCTGTGTCCCGGATATAGTGACTTATACTACTCTCATACACGGGTTCTGCAAGTCCAAGAGGGTAGAGGAAGGCGTGAGGCTCTTTAACGAGATGTCTCTGAAAGGATTAGCTGCCAACACGGTCACTTACACGGTCTTTATCCAGGGTTATTGTCTAGTGGGCAAACCCGATGTTGCGCAAGAAGTGTTTAACCAGATGGGTTCTTCTCGCGATATCAGGACCTACAACGTTCTGCTAGATGGGCTGTGTTGTAACGGGGAGGTGGAGAAGGCGTTGATGATATTTGAGGAGATGCGGGAGAGAGAAATGGATGTTAGTATTGTTACGTATACTATTGTTATTCAAGGGATGTGCAAGGTTGGTAAGGTGGAAGATgcttttgatttgttttgtagCCTTTTCTCCAAGGGGATGAGGCCTAATGTTGTGACGTACACTGCAATGATAACGGGGTTTTGTAGGCGAGGGCTAATTCATGAAGCTGATGCGTTGTTTAGGAAAATGAAACAAGATGGGTTCTTACCAAATGAGCGTGTGTCTTGAGTAGGTGACATCGGGAGATGAACTCATGAGGAGTTAGAGATACTTTGATGCTTTTGATCTCAAGCATATGTGATGGTACAGTTGCAGTTTGGGGAGAGGACACACAGCTAATAGCATATTACAGGTTAGAAACTCATTGCTTCAGGATAATGTATGTTGTATTGGTTATAGTTAAATAATAAACCTCCAATATTGTTGTGGATTTGTAACTTTGCAGGTGCAATTAAGATTTTGCCATACCTTCGTCAGCTACATGAGTTCTGTAATGATTCATGTACAAGGAGATGGCATCTGGACAGTTTCTTTTTTCCGTTGAAGACTGGTAATTTCTATCTTTAAGATTATGCATTGAAGCAGACTTGTACATTGGAGTATTGAAGTGGAATAGTATTCTTAAGaaatataatcaatttataGATAGATAGTCTGAGAATGTATGTGTGTAGGACATGTAAAGATTGGTCAAGAAGCTTGTTGAGCTTTGTGTCTTATGAATCTCTACTTGTGTAAAGGGATCTAGATTTTGTGAAGAAATTATCtgatttaaaccaaaaaaaaacccgGTTTGATCCCAATTTCTTAATAATGTGGCTTTAATATGCTAAGAAATCTCTGTTCTTTCATCAAATCTATGATTTAGCCATAAAAGGGaggtatatatttatttttctaataaaaaagGAATATTTTTGGTGAATATAATTATGAATACAATTATTAGCGTTTTTCCTTGAATTTGAGTTTGTTACAAACTAAGTAttgatgaaacaaaataaataaataaatcacaaaAGGAAGTCAATTTCGCAGTCATCTGTCTCATGAAACTCTCTCTCACGACAGTATAAAAACACGAACTGTCTTCACACTTCTTCCTTCGCTatttaactctctctctctctctctctctctctctctctctctctctctctctctctctctctctctctctctcggaagCTCTCAGTTGCGGCCAGAATCATGAACTCCGACGAGCATAACCCGATGGAACAATGGCCCGGGGAAGACATCTCTGATTCTCAGACCTACGACGCGAACGTCAGACTCACGCTACTCGCCATTGTAACCCTCTCCACCTTAGGCATAATAATGGCCTTCTCCTATCTCTACGATCGCTACTCCAGGAGTCGTCACCACGCTCGCCATAACCACCAACGCCGCCGCACAATGTTTCTCTTTGCCGCCGATCCTTCTCCTCCCGCTTCCGTAACCCCTTCAACCGGCCTCGATCCCGCCGTCTTGAAATCTCTCCCCGTTTTCG is a genomic window containing:
- the LOC108810212 gene encoding putative pentatricopeptide repeat-containing protein At3g16710, mitochondrial isoform X2, with the translated sequence MRSSIAKRFLLLPLHHKHRLHTGAPPSTRLCASRAFSNLRTDLHNLHNLSEALDLFTRMSRSRPLPSLGDFTRLLTAITSMEEEDDRNDVVISLFDQMRNLGVSPHLYTCNVVINSLSKSSLPHHHTPLAFLAKMTKLGFEPDVFTFTSLLTGLCYRNRVDDAVALFVKMVEIGCCCKPNVVTYTTLIHCLCKNRHVDHALDLFNQMETNGVRANVVTFNALVTGLCDCGRWGDLALLLREMMERRVRPNVVTFTALIDAFAKAGKVEDAVELFQGMSVEPNVFTYNSLINGFCKHGRLDEGMRMLDLMERKGCVPDIVTYTTLIHGFCKSKRVEEGVRLFNEMSLKGLAANTVTYTVFIQGYCLVGKPDVAQEVFNQMGSSRDIRTYNVLLDGLCCNGEVEKALMIFEEMREREMDVSIVTYTIVIQGMCKARANS
- the LOC108838830 gene encoding probable acylpyruvase FAHD2, mitochondrial, with the translated sequence MASSMIQRMYKQGTKIVGVGLNYASYAKELGNALPKDPIVFLKPTSSYLENGGTIEIPHPLDSLHHEVELAVVIGHEARDVPERLAMDYIGGYALALDMTAKEYHASAMASGLPCTLAKAQDTFTPISSVLPKAMVVDPNNLELWLKVDDEIRQKGWTKDMIYKVPYLISYISSVMTLFRGDVILTGTPEGIGPVKIGQKINAGITGLSEVQFDVGRRVRPLLSS
- the LOC108810213 gene encoding RING-H2 finger protein ATL2-like → MNSDEHNPMEQWPGEDISDSQTYDANVRLTLLAIVTLSTLGIIMAFSYLYDRYSRSRHHARHNHQRRRTMFLFAADPSPPASVTPSTGLDPAVLKSLPVFAFSAAKDPIDCAVCLSEFEEGETGRVLPGCKHAFHVECIDMWFHSHSTCPLCRSLVELPPAATMTTVEEKGVTVIMISREPVSGRI
- the LOC108810212 gene encoding putative pentatricopeptide repeat-containing protein At3g16710, mitochondrial isoform X1, yielding MRSSIAKRFLLLPLHHKHRLHTGAPPSTRLCASRAFSNLRTDLHNLHNLSEALDLFTRMSRSRPLPSLGDFTRLLTAITSMEEEDDRNDVVISLFDQMRNLGVSPHLYTCNVVINSLSKSSLPHHHTPLAFLAKMTKLGFEPDVFTFTSLLTGLCYRNRVDDAVALFVKMVEIGCCCKPNVVTYTTLIHCLCKNRHVDHALDLFNQMETNGVRANVVTFNALVTGLCDCGRWGDLALLLREMMERRVRPNVVTFTALIDAFAKAGKVEDAVELFQGMSVEPNVFTYNSLINGFCKHGRLDEGMRMLDLMERKGCVPDIVTYTTLIHGFCKSKRVEEGVRLFNEMSLKGLAANTVTYTVFIQGYCLVGKPDVAQEVFNQMGSSRDIRTYNVLLDGLCCNGEVEKALMIFEEMREREMDVSIVTYTIVIQGMCKVGKVEDAFDLFCSLFSKGMRPNVVTYTAMITGFCRRGLIHEADALFRKMKQDGFLPNERVS